The DNA segment ACGATGAACCAGAACAACGCGGCAAATACCGCATCGCTGCCATTCTCCAGCACCGATTCGGTGGCTGCGCGGGCCACAGCGGGCTCGTCGAGCTCACGGGTCTCGCGGCTGACCAGATAACCCACGCGCTTTCTCGCCTCATCCAGATCGCCACGGCGCAAGGCTTCGGCTACTGGCAGCACGTGCTCGCCCAAACTGCGCAGGCCGAGCGCGCAGTACAGCGCCAGCACCTCGACCAGCCAGCCGAGGTAGGGCAACCAGGACAGGATCAGCGCCAGCAGGGTCAGCGGCACCACCGCCAGGAACCAGGCACTGACCCCGTGACTGCGCCAGCCCCTGCCGCCGGCATTGAGCCGCTGTTCCAGGCGCGAGGCGAAATTGCCGAAGGCCACCAACGGATGGCGGCGCTGCGGTTCACCCAGCAAAGCGTCCACGGCCACCCCGGCCACGGTCAGCAAGGCCACGCTCATCGGCGCTCTCCCCATTGGTTGTCGTAGAGCATCTCGCTTAACGGGCGTTGCTCGGCCCAGTTTTCCATGACCAGCATCGGCGCTGGGTAGAACGCCTGTACCGGGCCCAGACACAGCACCGCCACTGGCTTGGCACCGGCTGGCATGCCCAGCAGTTCGCCCAGTGCCTGCGGGTCGAACAGCGACACCCACCCCATCCCCAGGCCTTCGGCACGCGCCGCCAGCCACAGGTTCTGGATGGCGCAGGCCAGTGAGGCAAGGTCCATTTCTGGCAAGGTGCGGCGGCCGAAAATGTGCGGCTCACGGTTGTCCATCAACGCCGCGACCAGCACTTCGGCGCAGTCGTTGATGCCCTCGACCTTGAGCTTCATGAACTCATCGGAGCGCTCGCCGAGCGCCTCGGCGGTGCGCGCCCGCTCCTGTTCGACCAGGGCCTGGATGCGCCCGCGTAGTTCGCGTTGGCTGATGCGGATGAAGCGCCAAGGCTGCATCAAGCCGACGCTTGGCGCCTGGTGAGCAGCGTTGAGCAGGCGTGTAAGCAGCTCCGGGGCGATCTCTGCGCCGGTAAAGTGGCGCATGTCGCGGCGCTCACCAATGGCCCGGTAGACCGCGGCGCGCTCGGCCGCGCTGAAGGCGTGCTCGCTCATGGTCGCAGCAGCGCCGCCGCCGCGTCAGGGTTGGAGGGGAAGTAGAAGTGCACGTACGACGCCGTCAGGCGCCCCAGGCGATAGACCGCCTCGTTGCCACGCCCGCCGTTGGGGCTCAAGCCACGAGCGATGGGTTCGAGCGCAGTGGTGGTCAGGGAATGGTGATAGGTATGCCCGCGCAAGGTGCCTTCCGGCAACTCGACCGCCTGCAAGGCCAGGGCGGCGAGGCGCTTTTGCATCACCGCTTCGCCGGGCAGCAGGCCAAGCAGTGGCGCACGCTCACCAGCGACATCGGTCAGTGCATCGAGCAAGTACAGCATGCCGCCACATTCGGCCAGCAGCGGCTTGCCCTGGGCATGGTGGGCGCGGATCGCTTCCAGCATCGGCGCATTGGCCGCCAGTGCCTGATGGTGCAGCTCTGGATAGCCACCTGGCAGGTACAGGCTGTCTATCGCTGGCAACTGGCGGTCGTGCAGTGGTGAGAACAATTCAAGCTGGGCGCCCATCTCGCGCAACAGGTCGAGGTTGGCGCCATAGGTGAAGGCGAACGCCTCGTCCTGGGCCACGCCAATGCGCAGGCCGGCCAGCGAAGGCACTGCTGCGGCGCGTTGAGGGGCGTCGAACGCTACAGGCGGCGGTAACGCTGCATCGCAACTGGAGCCCAGCGCTTGGGCGGCGGCGTCCAGACGCAGGTCCAGATCGTTCAATTCGCTCGCTTGCACCAGCCCCAAGTGACGGCTGGGTAGCTCGATGCCGCGCTCACGAGACAGCCCGCCATACCAGCGCAGGCCTTCAGTAAGGCTGCCTTCGAGCAACTGGGCGTGCCGCAGGCTGCCGACTCGGTTGGCCAGCACCCCGGCAAACGGCAAGTCCGCCTGGTAACGCGCCAGCCCCAGCGCCAGCGCACCAAAGGTCTGGGCCATGGCCGTGCCGTCGATCACGGCCAGCACCGGCACACCGAAATGGCGCGCCAGGTCGGCGCTCGATGGGGTACCGTCGAACAGCCCCATGACGCCTTCGATCAGGATCAGATCAGCATCGGCCGCAGCTTCCCAGAGCAGGCGGCGACTTTCCTCGGCGCCGATCATCCACAGGTCCAGCTGGTACACCGGGGCACCACTGGCGCGTTCGAGAATCATCGGGTCGAGAAAGTCAGGCCCGCACTTGAACACCCGGACCTTACGCCCAAGGTTACGGTGCAGGCGTGCCAGGGCAGCGGTGACCGTGGTCTTGCCCTGGCCGGAAGCCGGTGCCGCGATCAGCACCGCCGGACAATGCCGGGTTTGGCTCATAGTTCCACGCCCTTCTGCGCCCGGATGCCGGCCTGGAAGGCGTGCTTGAGCATGCTCATCTCAGTGACGGTGTCAGCCAGCTCGATCATCTCCGGCTTGGCCGCACGCCCGGTGACGATGACGTGCTGCATGGGCGGACGGGCCTGGATGTCGGTCAGTACCTGATCGAGGTCGAGG comes from the Pseudomonas urmiensis genome and includes:
- the bluB gene encoding 5,6-dimethylbenzimidazole synthase, translating into MSEHAFSAAERAAVYRAIGERRDMRHFTGAEIAPELLTRLLNAAHQAPSVGLMQPWRFIRISQRELRGRIQALVEQERARTAEALGERSDEFMKLKVEGINDCAEVLVAALMDNREPHIFGRRTLPEMDLASLACAIQNLWLAARAEGLGMGWVSLFDPQALGELLGMPAGAKPVAVLCLGPVQAFYPAPMLVMENWAEQRPLSEMLYDNQWGERR
- the cbiB gene encoding adenosylcobinamide-phosphate synthase CbiB, with the protein product MSVALLTVAGVAVDALLGEPQRRHPLVAFGNFASRLEQRLNAGGRGWRSHGVSAWFLAVVPLTLLALILSWLPYLGWLVEVLALYCALGLRSLGEHVLPVAEALRRGDLDEARKRVGYLVSRETRELDEPAVARAATESVLENGSDAVFAALFWFIVAGAPGVVLYRLSNTLDAMWGYRNERFERFGWAAAKIDDVLNYIPARLVALTYALLGKTRLALSCWRQQGPLWDSPNAGPVMAAGAGALGVELGGPAVYHGELHERPRLGQGPMADADAIERGWSLVQRGVWLWLLVICLGGYLNA
- a CDS encoding cobyrinate a,c-diamide synthase; this translates as MSQTRHCPAVLIAAPASGQGKTTVTAALARLHRNLGRKVRVFKCGPDFLDPMILERASGAPVYQLDLWMIGAEESRRLLWEAAADADLILIEGVMGLFDGTPSSADLARHFGVPVLAVIDGTAMAQTFGALALGLARYQADLPFAGVLANRVGSLRHAQLLEGSLTEGLRWYGGLSRERGIELPSRHLGLVQASELNDLDLRLDAAAQALGSSCDAALPPPVAFDAPQRAAAVPSLAGLRIGVAQDEAFAFTYGANLDLLREMGAQLELFSPLHDRQLPAIDSLYLPGGYPELHHQALAANAPMLEAIRAHHAQGKPLLAECGGMLYLLDALTDVAGERAPLLGLLPGEAVMQKRLAALALQAVELPEGTLRGHTYHHSLTTTALEPIARGLSPNGGRGNEAVYRLGRLTASYVHFYFPSNPDAAAALLRP